Genomic window (Vitis riparia cultivar Riparia Gloire de Montpellier isolate 1030 chromosome 4, EGFV_Vit.rip_1.0, whole genome shotgun sequence):
gctcttttaaaaatactatcaaattatcattaaaatattacaaGATCTTATTAGAATCAACTTTTAATcggtttttcaataaaaaaaaaagaagtttagTATGTACATTCCTTAcctaattttgtgaaaaatgtttataatttaaaagagaaatGGTTTAAAAgctaatataatattattttaaacattatttaatcACTTTCATCCAAGATTATCTCTttgaaatgatgactttgaTTATAACCGACTTCCacttcaagatatatatataaaacaaaaggtTGTCACTTTATTTGAGTGGAGTAGTCGAAATCTACTTGGCCAAGAAGCCGAGTTTGGCAAGGATAGGGCAATATATTTTGAGCATGCCAAAATTTTGAAGTAATGATTTCGAAGATTATcttttcaatataattaaaagtatttttgaaagtgattttagaaagcgtttcttatttttttaatatttaaaagataaaaattaaaaaagctttttaaaattactattaaatggACTATAAATCTATAAATACTAATTTTGTAGAATAATTTATTAGTCTCTTCCacatgataattaattttacttcaacttacctttatttttcttttatatttaactttctttatCATTTGCTTATGCATCTTTAAATTTAGTTACTTCATATTCTTGTTTACCTTTTGAAAACAAactaatatatttgttttatatttatggaATTATCGATACATACGATTggattagatataaataaataaaatcaatatataaaatgatgaatacaaaataataaaatttaaatacacatatgagatatcatgatagATTGTAATAGTACATTTCAATAGATATTTATTCtatatcaaatttgaattattaccTTTTTTGACCTTGGTCATACATCTTTTCGCCTTTGTTCATATTAATTGAAACATTTTAAGTCATGTGAGAAAATCAAGACGAGCAAAGGATcataaggttatgtttggtaatagtgttttgttctctaaaataaaaaaaataaaaaaaaggaaaacacattGGGTACGTAATTAgaaacaataaaacaattttctatttttgaaaatagaaaataagatgttcttagataattatttttaattgttttaagtaAGAGAACActatgtataaaaattattttaaaaacatatttaaagacattaaaaaaactaattaaaaatatttcaaatttgaaataaatttttgttttacaaaatattaaagatagttttcaaaaactaatttcttaactgtttttaaaaacactttctaaacatctttgaaaacttttgTGGTATGAGATATCACGATGGATTGTAGTGTACATTTCAATAGATATTTATTCTATATCAAATTTGAACTATTACCTTTTTTGGCCTTGATCATACATCTTTTCGTCTTTGTTcatattaattgaaaaattttaagtcATGTGAGAAAATCATAACGAGCAAAGGATCGTAAGGTTATGCTTGGTAATAGtgttttgttctctaaaaaaaaaaaaaaaaaggaaaacacattGGTATGTAAttagaaacaataaaataattttctatttttgaaaatagaaaataagatgttcttagataattatttttaattgttttaagtaAGAGAACActatgtataaaaattatttttaaaacatatttaaagacattaaaaaaactaattaaaaatatttcaaatttgaaataaatttttgttttacaaaatattaaagatagttttcaaaaactaatttcttaactgtttttaaaaacactttctaaacatctttgaaaacttttgTGATATGAGATATCACGATGGATTGTGTTCGTACATTTGAATAGATATTTATTCTATATCAAATTTGAACTATTACCTTTTTTGGTCTTGGTCATACATCTTTTCGTCTTCGTTcatattaattgaaaaattttaagttatgtgAGAAAATCATGACGAGCAAAGGATCATAAGGTTATGCTTGGTAATAGtgttttgttctctaaaataaaataaaataaataggaaaacaCATTGGGTACGTAATTAgaaacaataaaacaattttctatttttgaaaatagaaaataaaatgttctcagataattatttttaattgttttaagtaAGAgaacactatatatataaattatttttaaaacatatttaaagacattaaaaaaaactaattaaaaatatttcaaatttgaaataaatttttgttttacaaaatattaaagatagttttcaaaaactatatttcttaactatttttaaaaacactttctaaacatctttgaaaacttttgtgatataaaattataaatacctAACCCATGGTAGGTCGGTCAAGAAATATGAGCACTATCACCCCTCAAGGTCCACACGCACATCAACGATTTAACCATGTGTCAAGCCTTGATTGTTGATGACTTGTGTCGATTGGTAATgagaaacttttaaaaattgatttttctagaagtaatattttaaacaccattatcaacatttttattgaaaatattttgctgaaaacttgttttaaaaattgttttttccttgAAGAAAGGAATATTTTATTAGAGAGTTGGATGGATTGGAAGAAACTTCTTGCTGGCTAATGGCTACAACCTATACAAGAGAAGCTTCCATTTTTGTTAAGTGAAAGATAAGGTTACAAAATTCTCAATCTGCAGGCTGTAAGGAAACAATAATGAGGGTGCACAAGCAAAGAGTGGGGGATGGATCAATAAGCAACATCGTGTGTAGAAGCAAAGGAAAAGGCAGTTTTAGCTTATCCACTTCCATCCTTCTGGCTCTGAGCTCCAATCAAACCAAACCCACGAAAGCACTGACATATGCACTCTCTATCGTATGAAGCCAAAGCAACCATAAATGGATATACAAGAGTGCACTCTACCCTCTAATTCTTAAGTGTGACAGACGAGCTTCTCCTCCTTGGTGGAAAATGGTTTCGTGGACACCCAGTAGAACCTTGAAAGTTCCATTCTcatttgccctttttttttgtctttctgTGATTCTTTCTCTAGAACTCAAACAAAACCCAAGTCATAAAATAATGGATAAATCATCCTCATCACTTGAGGAGGATTGTCAGTGTGGCCAAAAGTGATTGCTTTGATAATTGATAGGTATATGATCAGAACATATGGCCTGGCCACATGATTCTGATACCGATTCAATTTTACCTAATTACCTAATTATACTTTATTAGCATTCCtaactatatatataactcTGAAACTATCAACTACAACAAAGAAATTAGCTCTCCTTTTTCCTCTCATGAGGCTCATCATGGCAATTATCTTGCTAACCTTCTGCAAACAAGTAACCCTAATCCTTGGGGATATCGGGACAGCCACCTCTTACAAACCACCCTACACACGTGAGTTCATTACATGTATTCTTAATCCGATCACCAAAACAGTATAAAGTTGTAAgggtgttttttctttgttgtcaTCTTTGTGCAGCAACTAGGTGCTATGGCAGTAGACAAGATCAATTCCCTCCCGGAAATCTGTTCATTGCTGTGAGTGAAGGGCTGTGGGACAACGGAGCTGCCTGTGGGAGGAGGTATAGGCTGAGGTGTTTGAGTGGCAATAATAGGCCATGCAAAGATGGTACAATTGATGTAAAGGTGGTGGATTACTGCACAAAATCACCCTGCCCTTCTACTATCCTCATGTCAAATGATGCTTTTTCCGCTCTCTCCCGCTCTCCTGATGCTAAAATCAACATCGAATACATCCAGTATAACAACATATATCCCTCCTTTTTCTCCTTCTCcttttccttctccttctccttctcttctcctCTCCTTCTTCCTAATGACTTATTTTTCAACATTGTTGTTTTGCAGGATTTGACACCAAATGCAGAAAGAAATGTTGCATCGTAATGTAAATTTTGCAGCAGGGTTCTGTGTGTACTTTGGTCATGTAacagttttcaataaaagaacGGAATCTAAAATTTGTTGTCATGAAGTTCTATATGGAACTTGTCCATACTACATGCAAAATTTGTAAAAGCATCTATAATACAAACTCAAAAGTAGCTGAACTGCTCCTAAAAGTCGCAGTATGCGTAAATGTTGGAAACCGACTTCAATCCAATTGATGGTGCTTAAGGCATATTTCCACTTACAACCAACATAAT
Coding sequences:
- the LOC117913457 gene encoding EG45-like domain containing protein 2, with the protein product MRLIMAIILLTFCKQVTLILGDIGTATSYKPPYTPTRCYGSRQDQFPPGNLFIAVSEGLWDNGAACGRRYRLRCLSGNNRPCKDGTIDVKVVDYCTKSPCPSTILMSNDAFSALSRSPDAKINIEYIQI